The Humidesulfovibrio mexicanus genome window below encodes:
- a CDS encoding nitrogenase component 1, translating into MEAKPVIDAPEHEYRGASHTATTNACKLCTPLGATLAFRGVEGAIPFLHGSQGCATYMRRYVISHFREPMDIASSSLGEKNAIYGGGPNLKKGLLNAMRKYGASVVGVATTCLTETIGDDVPRLVAEFRAEFGDLSLADIVHVSTPSYSGTHVDGFHAAVRALADQLCVEQTPPNGRVNLMPGFVSPADMRHLKELVHAFGLDSVMLPDYSETLDGPALLDYENIPSGGAPVARIRAMGGGLASVELGRAISAQPTAGTSLLERFGVPLYRLGLPMGLRETDAFFAALKEISGREAPRELALERGRYVDALVDGHKYVSGMRAVVYGEEDLCIGMTSFLAEIGVVPVLVATGAKNRNLAAHIEAACGGVLRQMPLVREGADFFDIVEEARTLSPDVLVGHSKGQRAAREWGVPLLRVGFPIHDRFGGQRVLHLGYRGAQQLFDRLVNMVLEKKQSDSDIGYGYL; encoded by the coding sequence ATGGAAGCCAAGCCCGTCATCGACGCGCCGGAGCACGAATACCGGGGCGCAAGCCACACGGCCACCACCAACGCCTGCAAGCTGTGCACCCCGCTGGGGGCCACCCTGGCCTTTCGGGGGGTGGAGGGGGCCATCCCCTTTTTGCACGGCTCCCAGGGCTGCGCCACCTACATGCGCCGCTACGTCATCAGCCATTTCCGCGAGCCCATGGACATCGCGTCCTCGTCCTTGGGCGAGAAGAACGCCATCTACGGCGGCGGCCCGAACCTCAAAAAAGGCCTATTGAACGCCATGCGCAAGTACGGGGCCTCGGTGGTGGGCGTGGCCACCACCTGCCTCACCGAGACCATCGGCGACGACGTGCCGCGCCTGGTCGCCGAGTTCCGGGCCGAGTTCGGCGACCTGTCCCTGGCCGACATCGTGCACGTGTCCACGCCCAGCTATTCCGGCACGCATGTGGACGGCTTCCACGCCGCCGTGCGGGCGCTGGCCGACCAGCTGTGCGTGGAGCAGACGCCGCCCAACGGCCGCGTGAACCTTATGCCCGGGTTCGTGTCCCCTGCGGACATGCGCCACCTGAAGGAGCTCGTCCACGCCTTCGGCCTGGATTCCGTCATGCTGCCGGACTACTCCGAGACCTTGGACGGCCCGGCCCTGCTGGACTACGAGAACATCCCCTCCGGCGGCGCGCCCGTGGCCCGCATCCGCGCCATGGGCGGCGGCCTGGCCTCGGTGGAGCTTGGCCGGGCCATTAGCGCCCAGCCCACCGCTGGAACCTCCCTCCTGGAGCGCTTCGGCGTGCCGCTGTACCGCCTGGGCCTGCCCATGGGCCTGCGCGAAACCGACGCCTTTTTCGCGGCGCTCAAGGAAATCTCCGGGCGCGAGGCCCCGCGTGAACTGGCCCTGGAACGCGGCCGCTACGTCGACGCGCTGGTGGACGGGCACAAGTACGTGTCCGGAATGCGTGCGGTGGTCTATGGCGAGGAGGATCTCTGCATCGGCATGACGAGCTTTCTCGCCGAGATCGGCGTGGTTCCCGTGCTGGTGGCCACCGGCGCGAAAAACCGCAACCTCGCCGCGCACATCGAGGCCGCCTGCGGCGGCGTTTTGCGCCAAATGCCCCTGGTGCGCGAGGGCGCGGACTTCTTCGACATCGTGGAGGAGGCGCGCACCCTGTCCCCGGATGTGCTGGTGGGCCACAGCAAGGGCCAGCGCGCCGCGCGGGAATGGGGCGTGCCCCTTCTGCGCGTGGGCTTTCCCATCCACGACCGCTTCGGGGGCCAGCGCGTGCTGCACCTGGGCTACCGGGGGGCGCAGCAGCTTTTCGACCGCCTGGTGAACATGGTGCTGGAAAAGAAGCAGAGCGATTCTGACATCGGATACGGGTATCTCTAA
- a CDS encoding P-II family nitrogen regulator — protein sequence MIMVRAIVRPEKADDVLAALMDAGFPAVTKFSVAGRGKQRGIKIGEVTYDEIPKTMLMSVVKNADRDFVIETIMAAARSGKKGAFGDGKIFVSPVDEVYTVSSGVCETATPEEA from the coding sequence ATGATCATGGTGAGAGCTATCGTCCGTCCGGAGAAGGCTGATGACGTTCTGGCGGCCCTCATGGACGCCGGTTTCCCCGCGGTGACCAAGTTTTCCGTGGCCGGGCGCGGCAAGCAGCGCGGCATCAAGATCGGCGAAGTCACCTACGACGAGATTCCCAAGACCATGCTCATGAGCGTGGTCAAGAACGCCGACCGCGACTTCGTCATCGAGACCATCATGGCGGCCGCGCGCAGCGGCAAGAAGGGCGCCTTCGGCGACGGCAAGATCTTCGTCTCCCCCGTGGACGAGGTCTACACCGTGAGCTCCGGCGTGTGCGAAACGGCCACGCCAGAGGAGGCCTAG
- a CDS encoding radical SAM protein, producing MNASIDPRSVKHPCFNKEASGSCGRVHLPVAPKCNIQCNYCNRKYDCVNESRPGVTSAVLKPFQALEYVKRVLDKEPRITVVGIAGPGDPMANPAETLETMRRIREAFPHMLFCLSSNGLAMPEYVDDLAALGVSHATITMSTVDPAIGAGIYAWVRDGNVVYRGQAAAELLLSRQLAAIEGLKARGLAVKVNAIVMPGVNTQDGGAPLMAVAAKARELGVDLMNMMPLFPTEGTPFGVLAEPGKDEVRALREAAGSLVPQMTHCRRCRADAVGLLCGDRSGELGGVLAACGALRPKGQDHRPHIAVASREGLLVNQHLGEARRFQIWGKADDAGFRLVEERQAPTAGCGPNRWEELARVLFDCRAVLVGAVGETPRTILAERGVTPVACSGFIEDALRAAYGEAGLSGLEPLKAKGLSKPCCGAGDGC from the coding sequence ATGAACGCAAGCATCGATCCCAGAAGCGTCAAGCACCCCTGCTTCAACAAGGAGGCCAGCGGCTCCTGCGGGCGCGTGCACCTGCCCGTGGCCCCCAAGTGCAACATCCAGTGCAACTACTGCAACAGGAAGTACGACTGCGTGAACGAGTCGCGCCCCGGCGTGACCAGCGCGGTGCTCAAGCCCTTCCAGGCCCTGGAATACGTGAAGCGGGTGCTGGACAAGGAGCCGCGCATCACGGTGGTCGGCATCGCCGGGCCGGGCGACCCCATGGCCAACCCGGCCGAGACCCTGGAGACCATGCGCCGCATCCGCGAGGCCTTCCCGCACATGCTCTTCTGCCTGTCGTCCAACGGGCTGGCCATGCCGGAATATGTGGACGACCTGGCCGCGCTGGGCGTCAGCCACGCCACCATCACCATGAGCACAGTGGACCCGGCCATAGGCGCGGGCATTTATGCCTGGGTGCGCGACGGAAACGTCGTCTATCGCGGACAGGCGGCCGCCGAACTGCTGCTTTCGCGCCAGCTGGCCGCCATCGAGGGGCTGAAGGCGCGCGGCCTGGCCGTGAAGGTCAACGCCATCGTCATGCCCGGCGTGAACACCCAGGACGGCGGAGCGCCCCTCATGGCCGTGGCGGCCAAGGCCCGCGAGCTTGGCGTGGACCTCATGAACATGATGCCCCTGTTCCCCACGGAGGGCACGCCCTTCGGCGTTTTGGCCGAGCCCGGCAAGGACGAGGTGCGCGCCCTGCGCGAGGCGGCCGGGAGCCTGGTGCCGCAGATGACCCATTGCCGCCGCTGCCGGGCGGACGCGGTGGGCCTCTTGTGCGGCGACCGCTCCGGCGAGCTGGGCGGCGTGCTGGCCGCCTGCGGCGCGCTGCGGCCCAAGGGGCAGGACCATCGTCCGCACATCGCCGTGGCCAGCCGCGAGGGGCTGCTGGTGAACCAGCACCTGGGCGAGGCCCGGCGCTTCCAGATCTGGGGCAAGGCGGATGATGCGGGCTTCCGCCTGGTGGAGGAGCGCCAGGCGCCCACGGCAGGCTGCGGCCCGAACCGCTGGGAGGAGCTGGCCAGGGTCCTTTTCGACTGCCGGGCCGTGCTGGTGGGCGCAGTGGGCGAAACCCCGCGCACGATCCTCGCCGAGCGCGGCGTGACGCCGGTGGCCTGCTCCGGGTTCATCGAGGACGCCCTGCGCGCCGCCTACGGCGAGGCCGGGCTTTCTGGGCTGGAGCCGCTTAAGGCCAAGGGGCTGTCCAAGCCCTGTTGCGGCGCGGGCGACGGCTGCTAG
- a CDS encoding P-II family nitrogen regulator, with translation MKEVIAVVRMNMMNRTKQALTDAGIDAYFAHEAQGRGVGLANPHVLAGAASGYEEAVALLGERGKLYPKRMVSVVVPDGDVKAVVDAIIEVNQTGKPGDGKIFVLPVADAVRVRTAESGEKSIS, from the coding sequence ATGAAGGAAGTCATCGCCGTGGTGCGCATGAACATGATGAACCGCACCAAGCAGGCGCTTACCGACGCGGGCATTGACGCCTACTTCGCCCACGAGGCGCAAGGACGCGGCGTTGGCCTGGCCAATCCCCACGTGCTTGCGGGCGCGGCCAGCGGCTACGAGGAGGCCGTGGCCCTGCTCGGCGAGCGTGGCAAGCTCTACCCCAAGCGCATGGTCTCCGTGGTGGTGCCAGACGGCGACGTGAAGGCCGTGGTCGACGCCATCATCGAGGTCAACCAGACCGGCAAGCCCGGCGACGGCAAGATCTTCGTCCTCCCCGTGGCCGACGCCGTGCGCGTGCGCACCGCCGAGTCCGGCGAGAAGTCCATCAGCTAA
- a CDS encoding (2Fe-2S) ferredoxin domain-containing protein, whose protein sequence is MALPERLILVCQSFRVGKEPKGICHKQTDGLLQYIEEGILDRGLDVQVATTGCLKQCEKGPVLVVQPDNLWFKGVNSEEAVDAILDGIESGEPAAQYLLS, encoded by the coding sequence ATGGCCCTTCCCGAAAGACTCATCCTCGTGTGCCAGAGCTTCCGCGTGGGCAAGGAGCCCAAGGGCATTTGCCACAAGCAGACCGACGGCCTGCTGCAATACATCGAGGAAGGCATCCTGGACCGCGGGCTCGACGTGCAGGTGGCCACCACCGGCTGCCTCAAGCAGTGCGAGAAGGGGCCTGTGCTGGTCGTCCAGCCCGACAACCTCTGGTTCAAGGGCGTCAACAGCGAGGAGGCCGTGGACGCCATCCTGGATGGCATAGAGTCCGGCGAGCCCGCCGCCCAGTACCTGCTCTCCTAG
- the nifK gene encoding nitrogenase molybdenum-iron protein subunit beta, which produces MLLKHTPKDITERSALVINPAKTCQPIGAMYAALGIHGCLPHSHGSQGCCAYHRSALTKHYKEPISASTSSFTEGASVFGGQANLLQAIENIFTVYDPEVIAVHTTCLSETIGDDIKQIRDKADKQGLIPTGKHVIYCNTPSYVGSHVTGFSNMVKGMTEVAESTGRKNGKVNVIPGWVEPSDMEEVKRLAALMNVPITLFPDTSGVLNGPLSGEFKMFPEGGVTMKELKEAGDAIGTLALGEWCSADAARNLDAKCKVPCRVLDIPFGLKATDAFIDALRTIAGTSVPEEITRERGQLVDMISDTHQYYYHKKVALFGDPDQLISMVEFLTSIDMWPVYVVTGTSGAKFEKRIKELTAHLPCEVKVKAWGDMFLLHQWIKNEPVDLLIGNTYGKYIARDEDIPFLRFGFPILDRVGHQYFPTVGYKGGLRLLEKILGLLLDRKDRDDPETVFELTL; this is translated from the coding sequence ATGCTGCTCAAGCACACCCCAAAGGACATCACGGAGCGCAGCGCCCTGGTCATCAATCCGGCCAAGACCTGCCAGCCCATCGGCGCCATGTACGCGGCGCTCGGCATCCACGGCTGCCTGCCCCACAGCCACGGCAGCCAGGGCTGCTGCGCCTACCACAGAAGCGCCCTCACCAAGCACTATAAGGAGCCGATCTCCGCCTCCACCAGCTCCTTCACCGAGGGCGCCAGCGTGTTCGGCGGGCAGGCCAACCTGCTGCAGGCCATAGAGAACATCTTCACGGTGTACGATCCGGAAGTCATTGCCGTGCACACCACCTGCCTGTCGGAGACCATTGGCGACGACATCAAGCAGATTCGCGACAAGGCGGACAAGCAGGGCCTCATCCCCACGGGCAAGCACGTCATCTACTGCAACACGCCCTCCTATGTGGGCAGCCACGTCACCGGCTTCTCCAACATGGTCAAGGGCATGACCGAGGTCGCCGAGTCCACGGGCAGGAAGAACGGCAAGGTCAACGTCATCCCCGGCTGGGTGGAGCCCTCGGACATGGAGGAAGTGAAGCGCCTGGCCGCGCTCATGAATGTGCCCATCACCCTCTTTCCGGACACTTCCGGCGTCTTGAACGGCCCGCTCTCCGGCGAGTTCAAGATGTTCCCCGAGGGCGGCGTGACCATGAAGGAGCTGAAGGAGGCGGGCGACGCCATCGGCACCCTGGCCCTGGGCGAGTGGTGCAGCGCGGATGCCGCCCGCAACCTGGACGCCAAGTGCAAGGTGCCCTGTCGCGTGCTGGACATCCCTTTCGGGCTCAAGGCGACGGACGCCTTCATCGACGCCCTGCGCACCATCGCCGGAACCAGCGTGCCCGAAGAGATCACCCGCGAGCGCGGCCAGTTGGTGGACATGATCAGCGACACCCACCAGTACTACTACCACAAGAAGGTCGCCCTCTTCGGCGACCCGGACCAGCTCATCAGCATGGTGGAGTTTTTGACCTCCATCGACATGTGGCCCGTGTACGTGGTCACCGGCACGTCCGGCGCCAAGTTCGAGAAGCGCATCAAGGAGCTTACCGCCCATCTGCCCTGCGAGGTGAAGGTCAAGGCCTGGGGCGACATGTTCCTGCTGCACCAGTGGATCAAGAACGAGCCCGTGGATCTGCTCATCGGCAACACCTACGGCAAGTATATCGCACGGGACGAGGACATCCCCTTCCTGCGCTTCGGCTTCCCCATCCTGGACCGCGTGGGGCACCAGTACTTCCCCACCGTGGGCTACAAGGGCGGCTTGCGCCTGCTGGAGAAGATTCTGGGGCTTTTGCTGGACCGCAAGGACCGCGACGACCCGGAGACCGTGTTCGAGCTGACCCTGTAA
- the nifE gene encoding nitrogenase iron-molybdenum cofactor biosynthesis protein NifE: MTESAACTAPERRAIFEERRDQIHRIGEGEFSLACNRDSLAGAVSQRACVFCGSRVVLYPIADALHLVHGPIGCAAYTWDIRGSLSSGPELHRLSFSTDLQELDVVFGGEKKLAKALDELIARHAPKAAFVYATCIVGIIGDDIAAVCKAASLRHGIPVLPVQSEGFKGNKREGYLAACTAMRQLVGTADVSDIPPLSVNIMGDFNLAGETWIIKDYLTRMGIAVVAGITGDGRVDDLRRAHGAGLNLVQCSGATQDLARMMKEDYGTPFLRVSWIGIEDVAESLYAVAEHFEKTRPELAAGLMERTAELVRGELSALMPKLKELRADLEGRKAAVYVGGSFKAFSLVKAFRHLGMEVVIVGSQTGTEEDYRELAAICSPGTIVVDDANPLELSAFIREKDVDVFVGGVKERPIAFKLGVGFCDHNHERKIALEGFAGMLNFAREIHASVMSPVWRFAPRREAARNLKSEEA, encoded by the coding sequence ATGACAGAATCCGCCGCCTGCACCGCCCCTGAGCGCCGCGCCATCTTCGAGGAGCGCCGAGACCAGATCCATCGCATCGGCGAGGGCGAATTCTCCCTGGCCTGCAACCGCGACAGCCTTGCCGGGGCCGTAAGCCAGCGCGCCTGCGTGTTCTGCGGCTCGCGCGTGGTGCTCTATCCCATAGCCGACGCCCTGCACCTGGTGCACGGGCCCATCGGCTGCGCGGCTTACACCTGGGACATCCGCGGCTCGCTGTCCAGCGGCCCGGAACTGCACCGGCTGTCCTTCTCCACCGACCTGCAGGAACTGGACGTGGTCTTCGGCGGCGAAAAGAAGCTGGCCAAGGCCCTGGACGAGCTCATCGCCCGGCACGCGCCCAAGGCCGCCTTCGTCTACGCCACCTGTATCGTCGGCATTATCGGCGACGACATCGCCGCCGTGTGCAAGGCGGCAAGCCTGCGCCACGGCATCCCGGTGCTGCCCGTGCAAAGCGAGGGCTTCAAGGGCAACAAGCGCGAGGGCTATCTGGCCGCGTGCACGGCCATGCGCCAGCTGGTGGGCACGGCCGACGTGTCGGACATCCCGCCCTTGTCGGTGAACATCATGGGCGACTTCAACCTTGCCGGGGAAACCTGGATCATCAAGGACTACCTCACGCGCATGGGCATCGCCGTGGTGGCGGGCATCACCGGCGACGGCCGCGTGGACGACCTGCGGCGCGCGCACGGGGCGGGCCTCAACCTGGTGCAGTGCTCCGGCGCCACCCAGGATCTGGCGCGCATGATGAAGGAGGACTACGGCACGCCCTTCCTCCGCGTGTCCTGGATCGGCATCGAGGACGTGGCCGAGAGCCTGTACGCCGTGGCCGAGCATTTCGAGAAAACGCGGCCGGAGCTGGCCGCCGGGCTCATGGAGCGCACGGCCGAGCTGGTGCGCGGCGAACTGTCCGCCCTCATGCCGAAGCTCAAGGAGCTGCGCGCCGACCTGGAGGGCCGGAAGGCCGCTGTGTACGTGGGCGGCAGCTTCAAGGCCTTCAGCTTGGTGAAGGCCTTCCGGCACCTGGGCATGGAGGTGGTCATCGTGGGCAGTCAGACCGGCACCGAGGAGGACTACCGCGAGCTTGCCGCCATCTGCTCCCCCGGAACCATCGTGGTGGACGACGCCAATCCCCTCGAACTCTCGGCCTTCATCCGGGAGAAGGACGTGGACGTGTTTGTGGGCGGCGTGAAGGAGCGGCCCATCGCCTTCAAGCTGGGCGTGGGCTTCTGCGACCACAACCACGAGCGCAAGATCGCACTGGAGGGCTTCGCGGGGATGCTCAACTTCGCCCGCGAAATACACGCTTCGGTCATGAGCCCGGTGTGGCGCTTCGCGCCCCGGCGCGAGGCCGCCCGGAACCTGAAGAGCGAGGAGGCCTAA
- the nifD gene encoding nitrogenase molybdenum-iron protein alpha chain, with amino-acid sequence MAAKNTAAAWTASAVKEELLKKYPPKVARKRAASILVNEALENSTPEIQANVRTIPGVITMRGCTYAGCKGVIMGPTRDIVNIVHGPIGCSFYAWLTRRNQTDPGPDGQNYMPYAFSTDMQDSDIIFGGEKKLKAAIQEAYDLFHPKGICVFATCPVGLIGDDIHAVSREMKEKLGDCNVFAFSCEGYKGVSQSAGHHIANNQVFRHLVGTEDRAKEGEYKINLLGEYNIGGDGFEIDRVLKRCGITNIATFSGNSSYDQFATAHKADLSCVMCHRSINYVADMLETKYGIPWIKVNFIGAEATAKSLRKIGQYFGDKALQDRIEAVIAEEMAPVKAAQAEVRPRTQGKTAMLFVGGSRAHHYQELFAELGMKTIAAGYEFAHRDDYEGRQVIPNLKVDADSRNIEEIEVSADPVAYKPRKSAGEMQGLEESGFAFKDYDGMIPDMDKGSLVIDDLNQYEAEKLVEIFKPDIFCAGIKEKYSIQKLGIPMKQLHSYDYGGPYAGFKGAANFYREIDRMVNSRVWSYMKAPWQENPELSATYVWE; translated from the coding sequence ATGGCCGCAAAGAACACGGCAGCAGCGTGGACCGCCTCCGCGGTCAAGGAGGAGCTGCTCAAGAAGTATCCTCCCAAGGTGGCGAGAAAGCGCGCCGCCTCCATCCTCGTCAACGAGGCGCTGGAGAACAGCACGCCCGAGATACAGGCCAACGTGCGCACCATCCCCGGCGTCATCACCATGCGCGGCTGCACCTACGCCGGGTGCAAGGGCGTCATCATGGGCCCCACGCGCGACATCGTGAACATCGTGCACGGGCCCATCGGGTGCAGCTTCTACGCCTGGCTGACCCGCAGGAACCAGACCGACCCCGGGCCGGACGGGCAGAACTACATGCCCTACGCCTTCTCCACCGACATGCAGGACTCGGACATCATCTTCGGCGGCGAGAAGAAGCTCAAGGCAGCCATCCAGGAGGCCTACGACCTCTTCCATCCCAAGGGCATCTGCGTGTTCGCCACCTGTCCTGTCGGCCTCATCGGCGACGACATCCACGCCGTCAGCCGCGAGATGAAGGAGAAGCTCGGCGACTGCAACGTCTTCGCCTTCTCCTGCGAGGGCTACAAGGGCGTCAGCCAGTCCGCCGGGCACCACATCGCCAACAACCAGGTGTTCCGCCACCTGGTGGGCACAGAGGACAGGGCCAAGGAGGGCGAGTACAAGATCAACCTGCTGGGCGAGTACAACATCGGCGGCGACGGGTTCGAGATCGACCGCGTGCTCAAGCGTTGCGGCATCACCAACATCGCCACCTTCTCGGGCAACTCCAGCTACGACCAGTTCGCCACCGCGCACAAGGCCGACCTCTCCTGCGTCATGTGCCACCGGTCCATCAACTACGTGGCCGACATGCTGGAGACCAAGTACGGCATCCCCTGGATCAAGGTGAACTTCATCGGCGCGGAGGCCACGGCCAAGAGCTTGCGCAAGATCGGCCAGTACTTCGGCGACAAGGCGCTGCAAGACCGCATCGAGGCGGTCATCGCCGAGGAGATGGCCCCGGTGAAGGCCGCCCAGGCCGAGGTCCGTCCCCGCACCCAGGGCAAGACCGCCATGCTCTTTGTGGGCGGCAGCCGCGCCCACCACTACCAGGAGCTCTTCGCCGAACTGGGCATGAAGACCATCGCCGCCGGCTACGAGTTCGCCCACCGCGACGACTACGAAGGCCGCCAGGTGATCCCGAACCTCAAGGTCGACGCCGACTCCCGCAACATCGAGGAGATCGAGGTTTCGGCCGACCCCGTGGCCTACAAGCCCCGCAAGTCGGCGGGGGAGATGCAGGGCCTTGAGGAGTCCGGCTTCGCGTTCAAGGACTACGACGGCATGATTCCGGACATGGACAAGGGCAGCCTCGTCATCGACGACCTGAACCAGTACGAGGCCGAAAAGCTGGTGGAAATCTTCAAGCCGGACATCTTCTGCGCGGGCATCAAGGAAAAGTACTCCATCCAGAAGCTCGGCATCCCCATGAAGCAGCTGCACAGCTACGACTACGGCGGACCCTACGCCGGGTTCAAGGGTGCGGCGAACTTCTACCGCGAGATCGACCGCATGGTGAACAGCAGGGTGTGGAGCTACATGAAGGCCCCCTGGCAGGAGAACCCCGAACTCTCGGCCACCTACGTCTGGGAATAG
- a CDS encoding radical SAM protein: MACQKTSPPQSGCIHLPVAVRANTRRVHGEPGNPGRALPAADALQWLDRVLADPAAGPNIRAVSVSGPGEPLADPVPVAAVFRAVHEKRPELELHLLTNGLCPPEADISAVARDMAQAGVTRATVLMDAVDPALVERLYAWIRPGRRTMALEAAAPLLVDAQARAVRAFREAGMLVAVRMAVVPGVNEGHVEELAHVVASLGADLLDIVAAPAALPDASAVVAACAPEECASCGQARTCGAKPAKPDSSAEGRPAPLSPERLEELRVLAARRMALLPADDPCRADVQWMENAGPGAGLCLENPGLPRPSGARVNVAVASSGGMEVDLHLGQAVRFMIFGPRADDGLPSLLGLRDLPEAAGPGGGDARWEALASALPDCFAILAASAGSRPREVLSGLGLGVLAAETDVKGAVDLLFGGGPRRKKPGAKRVIVD; the protein is encoded by the coding sequence ATGGCCTGCCAAAAAACATCCCCCCCCCAGTCCGGCTGCATCCATCTGCCGGTGGCCGTGCGCGCCAACACCCGCCGCGTGCACGGCGAACCCGGCAACCCCGGCCGGGCGCTGCCCGCTGCCGACGCCCTGCAGTGGCTGGACCGCGTGCTGGCCGATCCCGCCGCCGGGCCAAACATCCGCGCCGTGTCCGTGTCCGGCCCGGGCGAGCCCCTGGCCGACCCCGTGCCCGTGGCGGCGGTGTTCCGCGCGGTGCACGAAAAGCGGCCGGAGCTGGAGCTGCACCTGCTGACCAACGGCCTGTGCCCGCCGGAGGCCGACATTTCCGCCGTGGCGCGCGACATGGCCCAGGCGGGCGTCACCCGCGCCACCGTGCTCATGGACGCCGTGGACCCCGCGCTTGTGGAGCGCCTGTACGCCTGGATACGCCCCGGCCGCCGCACCATGGCCCTGGAGGCCGCGGCGCCCCTGCTGGTGGACGCCCAGGCCAGGGCCGTGCGCGCCTTCCGCGAGGCCGGAATGCTGGTGGCCGTGCGCATGGCCGTGGTCCCCGGCGTGAACGAGGGCCATGTGGAGGAGCTGGCCCATGTGGTGGCCAGCCTGGGCGCGGATTTGCTGGACATCGTGGCCGCCCCGGCCGCCCTGCCCGACGCGTCGGCGGTCGTGGCCGCCTGCGCGCCGGAGGAATGCGCTTCCTGCGGGCAGGCGCGCACCTGCGGGGCTAAGCCCGCCAAGCCCGATTCATCCGCCGAAGGCCGACCCGCGCCGCTTTCCCCGGAGCGTCTGGAGGAGCTGCGCGTCCTGGCGGCCCGGCGCATGGCCCTGCTGCCCGCCGACGACCCCTGCCGGGCCGACGTGCAGTGGATGGAGAACGCCGGGCCGGGCGCTGGCCTTTGCCTTGAAAATCCCGGCCTGCCCCGGCCGTCCGGCGCGCGGGTCAACGTGGCCGTGGCCAGCTCCGGCGGCATGGAGGTGGACCTGCACCTGGGCCAGGCCGTGCGCTTCATGATCTTCGGCCCCCGCGCGGACGACGGCCTGCCCAGCCTGCTGGGCCTGCGCGACCTGCCCGAGGCGGCCGGACCCGGCGGCGGCGACGCCCGCTGGGAGGCCCTGGCCTCGGCCCTGCCCGATTGCTTCGCCATTTTGGCGGCCAGCGCCGGATCCCGCCCGCGCGAGGTGCTCTCCGGCCTGGGCCTGGGCGTCCTCGCCGCGGAGACCGACGTCAAGGGCGCGGTGGACCTGCTTTTCGGCGGCGGCCCCCGCCGGAAGAAGCCGGGCGCCAAACGCGTCATCGTGGATTGA
- a CDS encoding GNAT family N-acetyltransferase: MTAAFTIRQAREADMRELVELLGLLFGIESDFAPDAARQRAGLSLLLGKGAGLVLAATARSGQPQDAPVADCDPERVVGMATAQVVVSTAEGGPALLVEDVVVRPQWRGRGVGRALLSRIEAWGIGLGATRLQLLADRHNTASHAFYASCGYASTNLVCLRRVLPAAGK, encoded by the coding sequence ATGACCGCCGCGTTCACCATCCGCCAGGCCAGGGAGGCCGACATGCGCGAGCTTGTGGAGCTGCTTGGCCTGCTCTTCGGCATCGAGTCCGACTTCGCGCCGGACGCGGCGCGGCAACGCGCGGGCCTTTCGCTTCTGCTGGGCAAGGGCGCGGGCCTGGTGCTGGCGGCGACGGCGCGCTCCGGGCAGCCGCAGGACGCGCCCGTGGCCGACTGCGACCCGGAGCGCGTGGTCGGCATGGCCACGGCCCAGGTGGTGGTGAGCACCGCCGAGGGCGGCCCGGCCCTGCTGGTGGAGGACGTGGTGGTCCGGCCGCAGTGGCGCGGCCGGGGCGTGGGCCGCGCGCTGCTCTCCCGCATCGAGGCCTGGGGGATCGGCCTTGGGGCCACGCGCCTGCAACTGCTGGCCGACCGTCACAACACCGCGTCACACGCCTTTTATGCGTCCTGCGGCTACGCTTCCACCAACCTCGTGTGCCTGCGGCGCGTTCTGCCCGCCGCGGGAAAGTGA